TGCCTCGAGCAGTCGGTCGCGAACCGCGTCGCGGTCGACGGTTCCCGACGCGGTTCGGGGGAGCGAATCGGCGACGCCGATCGTCTTCGGTCGCTTGAACCCGGCGAGACGCGCGTCGCAGTGTTCGAGGATCGACTCGAGATCGATCGTCCCGTCCGGTTCGTGTCCGCCGCCGTCGACGGGGATGACCAGCGCGCCAACCCGTTCGCCCCATTCCGGGTCCTCGAGGCCGACGACTGCGGCCTCCTCGACGGCCGGATGGGATCGCAGCGCCTCGAGCACTTCCCCGGGGTCGACGTTCTCGCCGCCGGTCACGATCCGATCGGTCCGTCGGTTGAGCACCCACAGGTAGCCGTCCGCGTCTTCGTAGCCGATATCGCCCGTGTACAGTCCGCGCTCGCCGAACGCCGCATCCGTCACCTCGTCGCCGAGATAGCCCGGCGTCACCGTCGGACCCGAAACCACGAGTTCCCCCGGTTCGCCGGCTGAAACCGGATCGCCCGTCCCGTCGACGACCGTCACGTCGGTACAGACGAGCGACTGGCCGACCGTCCCCTCGCGGGTCGCCGTCGCTTCGGGGGTGGCCGTCGCGATCTGAGACGCCGTCTCGGTCATCCCGTAGGTCGGATACGCCGGAACGTCGGCCGCCCGACAGCGCTCGAGCAACTCGCTCGAGGCGGGGGCTCCACCGAGCAGGACGAATCGCAGCGCGTCCGTCGGCTCCCAGCCGGCGTCGAGCAGCCGTTTGCACATCGTCGGCACGAGCGAGACGCCCGTAACGGCGTACTCCTCGAGAACTCGTCGAGTCTCGTGGCGATCGAACGTTCGCTGGATGACGACCGTCGTGCCGTACAGCGTCGACCGGAGGACGGGAGCAAGTCCGCCCATGTGGTACATGGGAAGACAACACAGCCAGCGATCGGCCGGATCGACGCCCAGCCGGAACGCGGAGGCCGTCGCGCTCGCGACGAGGTTTCCGACCGTCAGCCGAACGCCCTTCGGCTCGCCGGAGGTCCCCGAGGTGAACATGAGCAACAGCGTGTCGTCGCGCTCGAGCGAAACGGGGTCGACAGACGCCCGGGTTCGTCGATCCGAATCCGACCCGTTCTCACCGCCAGCGGCCGGGCGCAATCGTCGCGCCCGATCCGTCGCCGGTTCGTCCACCGTCAGCACCGGTGTCGAGTTTCCTTCTGCATCGATCTCCGTGGGGAGTTCGAGGGCCGGCGACTCGGTATCGCGCTCGCAGACGATCGCCGCGAGATCGGTCCGATCGGCCTTCGCGGCCAGTTCGCCGACGGTTTCGCGGACGTTCAGTGGGACGACGGTGACTCCCGTCCGCATCGCGGCGAAAAAGACGGCGACGAACGCGGGCCTGGTATCCATGAGGACGCCGATCCGGGTTCGATCGCTCCGATCGCGATCGGCGGCGACCGTCTCGAGGCTCCGGGCCACACGATCCGCGCGCCGGTCGAGTTCTCGAAACGTCAGGGTCGTCCCCGTCCCGTCGTCGATCAGGGCCGTCCGCTGGGGCGTCGCCGCCGTCCGGTGAGAGAGGAGGTCTCGAGTCGGCCACTCGACCGGGTCGCCCGTCACTCCGCCCACACCCCCTCGACGCCGAGGCCCTTCGCCTGCGGGACGACGGCCGCTCCCTTCTCGAGGAGCACGGGATCGCGACCCAGATCGGCGGCGAGTAGATTCGCCGTCGCCAGTCCGCACGCCGGCACCTCGGGGATCGATGCGGCGAGATGAACCGCTCCCGTCCGGGCGACGACGCCGTCGATCGTGGTCGTCACGATCGGCGTGATCTCGAGTTCCTGAACCCACGCGGCGACCTTGCGGGCGACGTCGACGCCGCCGAGCGCCATGGGTTTCAGGACGACGGCGTCGGCCGCTTCGGCCTCGCAGATCGCGTCGATCCCGTGCTCGAGGAGTCCCTCGTCCAGGGCGATCGCAACCCCGTCGCCCCCCTGGGCCTCCCGGAGATCCGCGTGTCCCTCGAGCGAGCCTCCAGGGAGCGGTTGCTCGGCGATCGAGACTTCGAGTTCGTCGAAGGCCTCGAGGGCCGTCACCGCCTCCTCGTAGGTCCACGCCTCGTTCGCGTCGACCCGCAGTTCGACGTCGGGGCCGACGACCTCGCGGGTTCGCCGCACGCGTTCGATATCGGCGTCGACGGACCGGCGGCCGACTTTCAGTTTGCAACAATTGAACCCGCGATCGACGGCTTCGCTGGCCTCGCGAGCGGTCTCGGTCGGCGATCCGTCTCCGATCGTCGCGTTGACCGGCACCCGACCGACCATGGGTCCCTTCCCGATGTGCCGGTACAGCGGCGTCGCCTCGCGGGTGGCCTGCAGATCCGCGAGTGCGAGCGTGACCGCGTGCCTGGCCGCGACCTGCCCGGCGACCGCCTCGAGCGCCTCCTTCGGCGCGGTCCGAATCGCGTCGCCGGCGCGCTCGAGGGCGGCCCCGCAGTCCGCGGGCGATTCGGTCCAGCCCGGCAGCGGCGCGGCTTCGCCGTAGCCGACCACCGGATCGCTCCCGTCGGAGGCCGCGTCGACGATTCGGATGAGAAACCCGTCTCGCGAGTCGATCGTTCCGTTCGCCGTCTCGAGCGGACTGGCGAGTTCGAGGGAGAACGACCGGTACTCGAGTTCGAGCGATCGGTTCTCGTCGCAGCCGTCGTTCACACCACCACCCCGACGGCGAACAACGCCGCGTAGATCGCCAGCAGTTTGCCCGTCCCCTCGAGGGCGGGGTTGAGCGCCTCGCCGTCGGTGCGCGTACACACCGTTCGAGCGATGACGGCCGCGTAGGGCAGCGTCACCAGCGGGAGCAACGCACCGGGGCCGAACCCCTCGCCGAGCCAGAACCACAGCGGCGTGACGTAGGCGAGCGCGAGGAGCGAAACGTACTCGAGGCGACTCCACCGGTAGCCGAGTCGAACCGCGAGCGTCCCTTTCCCGGTCTCCGCGTCGGTTTTCCGGTCGCGAATGTTGTTCACGACGAGGATGGCCGTCGAGAGGCCGGCGACGGGGAGACTCGCGACGAACGCTTCTCGCGTGACCGTCCCTTCGGGCACCGTCGTCGCCAGGGGCTCCGCGAGGGTGGCTGCGGCCTGGACGTAGAACGTGCCCATCACGGCGACGATCCCGAAGAAGACGAAGACGAAGAGGTCGCCGAGTCCGTGATACCCCAGCGGGTAGGGGCCGCCGGTGTAGGCCCACCCGCAGAAGACGCTCACGAGCCCGACGACGAGAATCGGGACGCCGCCGGCGTAGACGAGGTACGTTCCGGTAACGATCGCCAGCGCGAACGTCACGATCGTGGCCAGTTTGACCTGCGCCGGCGAGATGAGTCCCGACTGCGTAACCCGCGTGAACCCCTCCCGATCCTCCGTGTCCGCACCCTTGATCGCGTCGTAGTAGTCGTTCGCGAAGTTGGTTCCGATCTGGATCAGCGCCGCCCCGACGAACGCCATCACCG
The genomic region above belongs to Natronorubrum halophilum and contains:
- a CDS encoding class I adenylate-forming enzyme family protein — translated: MTGDPVEWPTRDLLSHRTAATPQRTALIDDGTGTTLTFRELDRRADRVARSLETVAADRDRSDRTRIGVLMDTRPAFVAVFFAAMRTGVTVVPLNVRETVGELAAKADRTDLAAIVCERDTESPALELPTEIDAEGNSTPVLTVDEPATDRARRLRPAAGGENGSDSDRRTRASVDPVSLERDDTLLLMFTSGTSGEPKGVRLTVGNLVASATASAFRLGVDPADRWLCCLPMYHMGGLAPVLRSTLYGTTVVIQRTFDRHETRRVLEEYAVTGVSLVPTMCKRLLDAGWEPTDALRFVLLGGAPASSELLERCRAADVPAYPTYGMTETASQIATATPEATATREGTVGQSLVCTDVTVVDGTGDPVSAGEPGELVVSGPTVTPGYLGDEVTDAAFGERGLYTGDIGYEDADGYLWVLNRRTDRIVTGGENVDPGEVLEALRSHPAVEEAAVVGLEDPEWGERVGALVIPVDGGGHEPDGTIDLESILEHCDARLAGFKRPKTIGVADSLPRTASGTVDRDAVRDRLLEAGTDGSEPR
- a CDS encoding mandelate racemase/muconate lactonizing enzyme family protein, giving the protein MNDGCDENRSLELEYRSFSLELASPLETANGTIDSRDGFLIRIVDAASDGSDPVVGYGEAAPLPGWTESPADCGAALERAGDAIRTAPKEALEAVAGQVAARHAVTLALADLQATREATPLYRHIGKGPMVGRVPVNATIGDGSPTETAREASEAVDRGFNCCKLKVGRRSVDADIERVRRTREVVGPDVELRVDANEAWTYEEAVTALEAFDELEVSIAEQPLPGGSLEGHADLREAQGGDGVAIALDEGLLEHGIDAICEAEAADAVVLKPMALGGVDVARKVAAWVQELEITPIVTTTIDGVVARTGAVHLAASIPEVPACGLATANLLAADLGRDPVLLEKGAAVVPQAKGLGVEGVWAE
- a CDS encoding 1,4-dihydroxy-2-naphthoate polyprenyltransferase, whose product is MSTAEVDISRTKAWVMAARPQTLPAAAAPIIVATGLAIHEGVFAPLPAVMAFVGAALIQIGTNFANDYYDAIKGADTEDREGFTRVTQSGLISPAQVKLATIVTFALAIVTGTYLVYAGGVPILVVGLVSVFCGWAYTGGPYPLGYHGLGDLFVFVFFGIVAVMGTFYVQAAATLAEPLATTVPEGTVTREAFVASLPVAGLSTAILVVNNIRDRKTDAETGKGTLAVRLGYRWSRLEYVSLLALAYVTPLWFWLGEGFGPGALLPLVTLPYAAVIARTVCTRTDGEALNPALEGTGKLLAIYAALFAVGVVV